In Zingiber officinale cultivar Zhangliang chromosome 3B, Zo_v1.1, whole genome shotgun sequence, a single window of DNA contains:
- the LOC122054932 gene encoding uncharacterized protein LOC122054932: MATPRGSLEYRVGILYFLRYAFGDAAPDVTRPCPCCKCINSLSHDRETVHEHLMINGILQDYRIWNFHGEKLIIQDHDNKELHYSVQQVSEVTSHEPMVQEMLHDAFGIHEGSTSNENYIGASTSHTPMESNVKDFYRLIEEGKQQLYTGCIEFSKLSFLVELFQLKVNGKWSDKSFTALLDFLRRVLPSEAQVPKSFYEAKKLISSLGLHYEKIHACPNDCMIYWGENENEQAYKVCNLPRWKNLQKSSRRSYKGGKKRLEVKISAKVFWYFPLKPRLQRLFMSSKTFENMQWHFKKRVSDGNLRHPADSRAWKEFDERHYEFASDPRNVRLGLTADGFNPFKNQSTSHSTWPIVLMPYNLPPWECMKPYSIILSTLIPGPKEPGNDIDIYLRPLLTQLKDLWENGIATFDAFSDFPGLGCLSGWNTYAKNACPTCVDNTNAVYLKHGKKWSFRGHHRFLPPDSEMRTMPSYGKLELRELDLAPLLGSDVLRMTLNKNVIFGKSNASKPNVRIKTRSIEQMWRKQSIFFSLPYWEFNLIRHNLDPMHIEKNVCDNIVGTLLDDANKSKDNYAARKDLKNLGIMKQLWPRAQSDGREYLPPACYAMSKDDKKIFCSVLKDIRVPDDGNSSLNNPGTRHKETPNDEFPTLPMFPHIGRPTKGLQVVTLDDKTLTQAHRYILSNCTVLQPYRDEIKNELKRRHRYGQRPSNSQLDDMVRMQFPEWFARRVDRVNERIDDLDLRVLSRGPNPVAFSYHGFNINGFAFRTVESEKKQKGFKIDLFGFSMLNFSRLIHTGGREEHEPFILATQAQMVYYVRDPKEED; encoded by the exons ATGGCTACGCCACGTGGCAGTCTTGAGTATCGGGTGGGAATCCTATATTTTTTACGTTATGCATTTGGTGATGCGGCTCCAGATGTCACGAGACCATGTCCTTGTTGCAAATGCATAAATTCATTGAGTCATGATCGTGAGACAGTACACGAACATCTGATGATAAATGGTATCTTACAAGATTATCGCATTTGGAATTTTCATGGAGAAAAACTAATTATACAAGATCATGATAACAAAGAACTTCATTATTCAGTGCAACAAGTTTCTGAAGTAACTAGCCATGAACCGATGGTACAAGAAATGTTGCATGATGCATTTGGAATTCATGAAGGATCTACAAGTAATGAAAATTACATTGGagcatcaacaagtcatacaCCGATGGAGTCTAATGTTAAAGATTTCTATCGACTAATTGAGGAAGGGAAACAACAGCTATATACCGGATGCATAGAGTTTTCTAAACTGTCGTTCCTTGTTGAGTTATTTCAACTAAAAGTGAATGGAAAATGGAGTGATAAGTCATTTACAGCATTGTTGGACTTCCTTCGTCGAGTACTTCCATCTGAAGCTCAAGTGCCTAAGTCGTTTTATGAAGCAAAGAAATTAATTTCTAGTTTAGGACTTCATTATGAAAAAATACATGCTTGTCCAAATGATTGCATGATTTATTGGGGAGAAAATGAGAATGAACAGGCTTACAAAGTGTGTAACCTTCCAAGatggaaaaatttgcagaaatcatcaaggagatcatATAAAGGTGGAAAAAAACGTCTCGAGGTTAAAATTTCAGCCAAAGTCTTTTGGTATTTTCCATTGAAACCAAGATTGCAACGGTTATTCATGTCATCTAAGACGTTTGAAAATATGCAGTGGCATTTCAAAAAACGTGTTTCAGATGGAAATCTAAGGCATCCAGCTGATTCTCGAGCATGGAAGGAATTTGATGAACGTCATTATGAATTTGCGTCTGATCCTAGAAACGTACGCTTGGGACTCACCGCTGATGGgtttaatccatttaaaaatcaaAGCACTTCACATAGTACTTGGCCTATTGTCCTGATGCCTTATAATTTGCCGCCTTGGGAATGCATGAAGCCTTATTCTATTATTTTATCCACCCTTATTCCAGGTCCAAAAGAACCTGGCAATGATATTGATATATATTTGCGCCCCCTATTGACTCAATTGAAAGATTTATGGGAAAATGGAATTGCCACATTTGATGCTT TTAGTGATTTTCCTGGTTTGGGTTGTTTGTCTGGATGGAATACATATGCCAAGAATGCATGCCCGACTTGTGTTGATAATACAAATGCAGTGTACCTAAAACATGGCAAAAAGTGGTCATTCAGAGGGCATCATCGTTTTCTACCACCAGATTCAGAAATGCGAACAATGCCAAGTTATGGCAAACTAGAGCTACGTGAGTTAGATTTGGCACCATTGTTGGGATCTGATGTTCTacgaatgaccttaaacaagaatGTGATTTTTGGTAAGAGTAATGCATCAAAACCAAATGTGAGAATAAAAACAAGATCAATTGAACAGATGTGGAGAAAACAAAGCATATTTTTTAGCCTTCCATATTGGGAATTTAATTTGATCCGACATAATTTGGACCctatgcatattgaaaaaaatgtttgcgACAACATTGTTGGAACACTTTTAGATGATGCTAACAAGAGCAAAGATAATTACGCAGCACGTAAAGATTTAAAGAATTTGGGTATTATGAAACAATTATGGCCTCGGGCACAATCAGATGGTAGAGAGTATTTGCCACCTGCATGTTACGCTATGTCTAAAGATGATAAAAAGATATTTTGTTCTGTATTAAAAGATATTCGTGTTCCTGATG ATGGTAACAGCTCATTAAACAATCCTGGAACACGACATAAAGAGACACCAAATGATGAGTTTCCCACACTACCGATGTTTCCACATATAGGGCGACCAACAAAAGGGCTTCAAGTAGTTACCTTGGATGACAAAACTCTGACTCAAGCTCATAGATATATTCTCTCTAATTGTACAGTGTTGCAACCATATCGTGA TGAAATAAAAAATGAACTGAAGAGAAGACATAGATATGGCCAACGCCCAAGTAATTCTCAGTTGGATGACATGGTTAGAATGCAATTTCCAGAATGGTTTGCAAGACGA GTTGATCGAGTAAATGAACGAATCGATGACTTAGATCTTAGGGTGCTTTCGCGTGGTCCAAATCCAGTAGCATTTAGTTATCATGGGTTCAATATAAATGGGTTTGCATTTCGCACGGTGGAAtctgaaaaaaaacaaaaag